The following proteins are encoded in a genomic region of Planococcus lenghuensis:
- a CDS encoding patatin-like phospholipase family protein, with protein MNGLILEGGGMRGVYTAGVLEYFMEKNLYLPYVIGVSAGASYATSYLARQPGRNREVSIGYIHHPDYISPRNLLRKRELFGMDLLFDELPNQLVPLDFDALHAAPEQFWITATDCVTGDPLYYDKAELGSDVLSLVRASCSLPFVSPGVIYDGKTLMDGGISDPIPIGKALQDGTDKNIIVLTKSAGHRKKPSRLIRSARLFYKRYPGLTVALEKRWALYNETMERIEEMEREGDVFIFRPTDDHGVTRTERDPVKLEKLYNQGYSDAKRQYAGLETWLES; from the coding sequence ATGAACGGATTGATTTTGGAAGGCGGGGGCATGCGCGGCGTCTATACGGCCGGTGTGCTGGAATACTTCATGGAGAAGAACTTGTATTTGCCGTATGTAATCGGGGTATCGGCCGGCGCCAGCTATGCAACTTCTTATTTGGCCAGGCAACCGGGGCGGAATCGGGAAGTCTCAATCGGCTATATCCATCATCCGGATTACATTTCCCCGCGTAACTTGCTTAGAAAACGGGAATTATTCGGCATGGATCTATTATTCGATGAGCTCCCGAACCAGCTTGTGCCACTTGATTTTGATGCGCTCCATGCCGCACCGGAACAGTTCTGGATCACTGCAACCGATTGCGTGACAGGAGATCCGCTCTATTATGATAAGGCGGAATTGGGGTCGGATGTCCTGTCACTCGTAAGGGCGTCCTGCTCGCTGCCGTTCGTGTCACCGGGAGTGATTTATGACGGGAAAACCTTGATGGATGGCGGCATTTCCGATCCCATCCCGATCGGCAAAGCGCTGCAGGACGGAACGGATAAAAACATTATTGTCCTGACGAAATCAGCGGGCCACCGCAAAAAGCCCTCCCGGCTGATCCGGTCTGCCCGGCTGTTCTATAAACGCTATCCCGGGCTGACGGTGGCGCTTGAAAAGCGCTGGGCGTTATACAATGAAACGATGGAGCGCATCGAAGAGATGGAACGGGAAGGCGATGTGTTCATCTTCCGACCAACCGATGACCACGGTGTAACCCGGACGGAACGCGATCCAGTGAAGCTGGAGAAATTGTACAACCAAGGATATTCGGATGCCAAACGGCAATATGCCGGATTGGAGACCTGGCTGGAAAGTTGA
- a CDS encoding MBL fold metallo-hydrolase, which translates to MPAFICITCGTQYAPSAQPPAHCRICEEERQYVNIDGQQWATLDELRESGRYSNRIEQISERIYSITTAPKFAIGQTAYFIKGQKVNLLWDAVTFLDEETSRFFEQQGGIDAIALSHPHYYCAVAEWSEEFKADVYIHEADAEWIVNPGSRFELWSGKSLQLSEEFTLHQLGGHFAGAAIAHADIGKGIVFSGDVIQVASDRNWTSFMYSYPNMIPLPIPVIKRMKQDISRLVFDELYNAFDRKVAPDAKEKVLKSADRYIQALNGELFDT; encoded by the coding sequence TTGCCGGCTTTTATATGCATCACTTGTGGTACACAATATGCACCATCAGCGCAGCCACCGGCGCATTGCCGGATTTGTGAGGAAGAACGGCAATATGTAAATATAGACGGACAGCAATGGGCGACATTGGATGAGCTGCGGGAATCCGGCCGGTATTCAAACCGGATTGAGCAGATCAGCGAACGCATTTATTCGATTACCACCGCACCGAAATTCGCAATCGGACAGACGGCTTATTTCATAAAAGGACAGAAAGTCAACCTCCTTTGGGATGCCGTTACGTTCCTTGATGAAGAAACCAGCCGGTTTTTTGAACAGCAGGGAGGGATTGACGCGATTGCGCTGTCACATCCCCATTATTATTGTGCAGTGGCGGAATGGTCGGAAGAATTCAAGGCCGATGTTTACATCCATGAAGCGGACGCGGAATGGATCGTGAACCCCGGCAGCCGGTTCGAGCTGTGGAGCGGGAAGTCCTTGCAACTCAGTGAGGAGTTTACGCTGCATCAGCTCGGCGGTCATTTTGCGGGAGCGGCCATCGCGCACGCGGATATCGGGAAAGGCATCGTTTTTTCGGGAGATGTGATTCAAGTGGCATCCGACCGGAATTGGACGAGTTTCATGTACAGCTACCCGAATATGATTCCATTGCCCATCCCGGTTATCAAGCGTATGAAACAGGACATCAGCCGTCTGGTGTTTGATGAATTGTATAATGCGTTCGACCGCAAAGTGGCTCCGGATGCAAAAGAGAAAGTGCTGAAGTCCGCCGACCGGTACATTCAGGCGCTGAACGGGGAATTATTCGATACGTGA
- a CDS encoding alpha/beta hydrolase, which produces MLKKRLLSVLVLLVMPILLLSVSPSNTALPTATSELILPVEPSGTGVVRYQEFHSDVLERSYAYTIYLPDGYGLSGKIYPVVYLLHGSGGTEYDWLDNGRAKETADNLIGSGAIPPSIIVMPRSNSWWIDGYNGKEKTAFFNDLIPHVDRMWRTIAAKDGRAVAGLSAGGYGAVNFILEHPELFAAGAALSPAVYPLQPPDASSALRHPAFLAPTGEYDPQLWSESIYTRHLGKYREQEIKVPLYINSGADDRFGIADHALTLYRELRKVQPELVEFSLVEGDHEWAVWRKTLPEALTYMYRFVSPPRKADGLLE; this is translated from the coding sequence TTATCCGTCAGTCCGTCGAACACGGCTTTACCGACAGCGACATCGGAATTGATACTGCCGGTGGAACCTTCGGGAACAGGTGTGGTGCGCTATCAGGAATTCCATTCGGATGTTTTGGAACGATCCTATGCATATACAATTTATTTGCCGGATGGATATGGTCTATCAGGCAAGATTTATCCGGTTGTGTATCTTTTGCACGGTTCAGGCGGCACCGAGTACGACTGGCTGGACAATGGCCGGGCAAAAGAGACGGCCGATAACTTGATCGGAAGCGGAGCGATTCCACCGTCCATCATCGTCATGCCGCGCAGCAATAGCTGGTGGATCGATGGCTATAACGGAAAAGAGAAAACGGCTTTTTTCAATGATTTGATCCCGCACGTTGATCGAATGTGGCGAACGATTGCCGCAAAGGATGGACGGGCGGTTGCCGGCTTATCTGCTGGCGGTTATGGGGCGGTAAACTTCATTTTGGAACATCCGGAATTGTTTGCGGCAGGTGCGGCACTCAGTCCGGCGGTGTATCCGCTCCAGCCACCCGACGCCTCTTCTGCATTGCGGCATCCGGCTTTTTTGGCGCCGACGGGCGAGTATGACCCGCAACTATGGAGTGAGTCCATCTATACCCGGCACCTCGGAAAGTACAGAGAACAAGAGATCAAGGTGCCGCTTTATATTAATTCAGGTGCGGATGACCGGTTTGGCATTGCAGATCATGCATTGACGCTTTATCGGGAACTGCGGAAAGTGCAGCCGGAACTAGTGGAATTCAGCCTTGTGGAAGGCGACCATGAATGGGCTGTATGGAGAAAGACACTGCCGGAAGCGCTGACTTACATGTACCGATTTGTAAGCCCGCCCCGGAAAGCGGATGGATTACTGGAATGA